In Solanum lycopersicum chromosome 3, SLM_r2.1, the genomic stretch gatatgcctattcatgtttctactccggtgggtgagtctgtggtagttgaaaaggtatataggtcttgtttggtgaaatttgtggggagcaacacttatgtagatttggttatcttgtaaatggatgattttgatgtaattctgggtatgacttggctttctccgcaatttgcgatcttggattgtaatgctaaaacgttgacgttagccaaacctgggacagatccgttagtttgggagggtgactacacttccaatccggtgcgtatcatctcctttcttcgtgctaagaaaatggttagtaaaaggtgtttagctttcttggcacatctcaaggacgacactacccaagtaccttcgattgagtcggtttcggtggtccgtaagtttctagatgtgttccctgcagatcttcctggtatgccaccagatagggatattgatttctgtattgaccttgaaccgggtactcgccccatttctatacccccttacagaatggctcccgcggagttaagagagttaaaagcccaacttcaagagttgttaaacaaaggctttattagaccaagtgcatctccttggggtgctccggttttgtttgtgaagaagaaggatgggagttttcgaatgtgtatagactacagacaactaaacaaggtaaccataaagaacaagtatcctcttccccgcattgatgacttgttcgatcagttacaaggtgcttgtgtcttctctaagattgacttgagatccggttatcatcaattgaaaatacgggcaacggatgtgccaaagacttcttttcgaacgaggtatgggcattacgaatttgtattgatgtcttttggtcttacgaatgcccctgctgcgttcatgagcttgatgaacgggatttttaagccatatttggacctcttcgtgatcgtatttattgatgatatattggtatactcaaagagcaagaaggaacatgaagagcatttgagaatggtattggaaatgttggaggagaaaaagctttatgccaagttctctaagtgtgagttttggctagatgcagtgttctttttggggcacgtggtttctaaggatggagtgatggtggatccttctaagattgagacagtgaagaattgggtaagacctactaatgtgtcagaaataaggagctttgttgggttagctagctactaccgccgatttgtcaagggattctcttctattgcttcccaactgacgaacttgactaagcaaaatgttccatttgtatggtcggatgagtgtgaggaaagctttcagaagctcaagactttgttgactaccgcacccattctcaccttgccagtagaaggtaagaatttcattgtctattgtgatgcatcttattcgggtttgggtgcagtgctaatgcaagagaagaatgtgattgcttatgcttcaagacaattaaaagtgcatgaacgtaactatccaactcatgatttagaattggccgcggtagtgtttgcattaaagcaatggagacactatctatatggggttaagtgtgaggtctatacggatcatcgtagcctgcagtatgtctttactcagaaagatttgaacttgagacagaggagatggatggaactactgaaggactacgacatcactattttgtatcatccggggaaggcgaatgttgtagcggatgctttaagtagaaaggtgggaagcatgggaagtctagctcacttgcaagcttctagacgcccattggctagagaggttcagactctagctaatgacttgatgagattagaagtaaatgagaagggaggattgttggctagtgtagagtcaagatcttcttttcttgacaaaattaagggaaaacagtttgatgatgagaaactaaggcgaatccaagataaagtattgtgaggggaggctaaggaagcagaaatcgatgaggaaggtgttttgagaatcaagggaagggtatgtgtaccccgcgtcgatgatttgatcaacactattctgacagaggctcatagttcaaggtattctatacatccgggtgcaaccaagatgtatcgtgacctaaaacaacacttttggtggagtataatgaagcgtgatattgttgactttattgccaagtgtccaaactgtcaacaagtaaagtatgaacaccaaaggcccggaggaacacttcagagaatgcccattccggaatggaagtgggaaagaattgcaatggactttgtggttggtcttccaaggacaatgggtaagtatgactccatttggttgattgttgataggttaactaagtctgctcatttcattccggtcaaggtgacttacaatgcagagaagttagccaaactttacatctcggaagtggtgcgattgcatggggttccactctccattatatcagatagaggtacgcagtttacttctaagttttggaaaacactgcatgcggaattgggtactagattggaccttagtaccacgttccatcctcagaccgatggtcagtctgagcgaacgattcaagtgttggaggatatgcttcgtgcatgtgtgatagagtttggtggccattgggatagtttcttacccttagcggaattttcatacaataatagctatcactcgagcattgatatggctccatttgaagcattgtatggcaggagatgtaggtcccccattggttggtttgatgcgttcgaggttagaccttggggtacggatcttttgagggattcgatggagaaggtgaaatctattcaagaaaagcttctagcagcgcaaagtagacaaaaagagtatgcagatcgaaaggttagagacttggagttcatggagggtgaacaagtcttgttgaaggtttcgccgattaaaggggtgatgcggtttggtaagcgaggtaaacttagcccaaggtatattggtccatttgaagtacttaagcgagtaggggaggtggcttatgagttagccttgcctccagggctgtccggggtacatccggtattccatgtgtcgatgttgaaaagataccatggagatggaaactatattatccgttgggattcagttttgcttgatgggaatttgtcctatgaggaggagcctgttgctattctagatagagaaattcgcaagttgagatcaagggagattgcatccatcaaagttcaatggaagaatcgacccgttgaagaagccacttgggagaaggaggcggatatgcgagaaaaatacccacatctgtttacagattcaggtactcctttttgcccttgttttcctccttgtgatcgttcggggacgaacgatgggtaaattggtatctaatgtaacgacctgtttagtcgttttgagcagcagattttatttctggaaaaacaggctgagacgacggaacccacgacggaacgtcatgggcacgacggaccgtcgagggtgtctcgtcccaaaacacttagaaattctgaaatttgggtgctgaaatcgactctctaaccCTGTggcggacctgcaggacggaccgtcacaggcacgacgaaccgtcgtgatccaccgtttcaaaacacttcaactcttgagaatttggtagagggaacgattctctgaacgtcgtgacggaagtgcaggacggaccgtcgtaggtacgacgggccgtcacagactccttaaggaaatcgagtctctgacgaacctgcatgacgaaccgtcgcaAGCGCGACGGgacgtcacaggttgcgtagtCCCAGTTGAAGTTGGAATtctagttaagttttaaaggggcgttttggactattcctgctataattatatatttcgtgggtctattataataactcaatttcttgggggataaaagaggtaaccttaagttaattagtgggctattattgtcatcttttattcttaattatatactaattagggtaaaagaaagagggtttgaataaagaaaatagaaagaacaagagaaagagagagaagggaatcgatagagagagagacgatcgagaaggggaaaaacacaaatctttgggaaaatttgcttgcttgatcacgaatcttcggtggaggtaggttatggttttcatgctttcatagtaaactcttaatagagaatgatatgtattggtagtattgtaaaccctgctatgtgcttaattgtatgcatgcatgaacgtgattatataattgtgattatattaagcatgatgaagttattgaatcccaaatcttgataaaaacctaatctctttttaatgatgatgccttggtaagggagaaggcttgatgaactaaagtaatgagattgatgatgccttggtaagaaagaaggcttgatgaattgatggaaggagattaggggatcgggtgtcacggaccgacacgtagtattaggggatcgggtgtcacgaaccgacacgtagtattaggggattgggtgtcacgaaccgacacgtagatttaggggatcgggtgtcacgaattgacacatagaattaggggatcgggtgtcacgaaccgacacgtagtattaggggatcgggtgtcacgaaccgacacgtagtattaggggatcgggtgtcacgaaccgacacgtagtattaggggatcgggtgtcacgaaccgacacgtagatttaggggatcgagtgtcacgaaccgacacatagatttaggggatcgggtgtcacgaatcgacacatagatttaggggatcggagtgtcacgtaccgacacaagaggattaatgaatattgagggagcggagtgtcacgtaccgacacaagagaaataaagataatgaatcttgaaagatgttaatatactcaatctaatgaacatgattcccaaatgagtatggtatcgaggcttgagtcctcatgtgtgaacttgacggtaattgttaatgatatagtatttgttgttgctacatgttgagtatcatagttgattttatgatattacttggtatatattgatttctatttttagttggccgatgatatctactcagtacccgtgttttgtactgacccctacttttatgttctcttcttgtttatgtgtggagtgcagcaaacgtgccatcgtcttcaactcaacagtaattcaagccagtcttactacatcggaaattcagggtgagctaatgcttctagcttggactggatcttcttcttcaagtcttgatgccttgaactttcggcatggactagcttcttatgtatttttagcttttagaatactcttagtttagtcgtttgatcgtagatgttcttgtgatgatgacttccagattttggggataataatagttattgattttattaatgagtttaagtcttccgcattactttatgttgatattatattgaaatgttaaggtttagattggttggttcgctcacataggagggtaagtgtgggtgccagtcgcggcccggtttgggtcgtgacacatttAGAAGCAATATTTGCCTTTGCAGTGAGAGAGAGGAAGTGTACAtggagagagaaaaaatatcaaatttgttcTTAAATTCCTTTTTGGATCAATAGATAATATGAACCTACCAAAAAATGGTTGTATGAATTAGAGTAAAAGGTTTTGGCTTCAActttaatgaattaaaatactTCTCTACTAAAGCATTATTGTGGGGTCCATCCTTCTAAACAACATGAATATAGAAGTAGCATATAAATGAACATATCCCGCACCCTATTTTTTCCTAGTTAAAGAGTGCTTAAAACAACATGAATATGTAAAGCTTCTTAATGACTTCACAAATTCTTTATATTAAAGCCCACATGCAAACTAATAAAATGTTTCACAGTATCTAATAAAACATCAGTATTTATTGCCATGAAGCTCCACTATCATCATTATCTCTTAGAATATAAGGATTCATTATTCCCAAAGCAATTAAAATATGGAGTACCACTAAAAAATCATCCAATCCCCAAAAGGATTGGTAGAATTCCAAATCAATAAAACatttttctccttcttcatgTCCACATCCTCCCCACAAACCCCAAATCCAATTTTTGGGATTCGAAATCCTCCACATACTCAGGGTTTCCCGTGCCTGGTAAATATGAATCCATCACTACTCAAAGACAGTCAAATTTTCTTAACTCATATTAAAGTTCAACTACATCTGATTTTGCCCTAGAAAGTCTTACAGAATAAAGTATTTCCTAATAAGTGCGATTTCCTAGACAgagaaatttgaatttgaaacttttaattagaaattaaaaaatacttacCACTTCACTATCCAAGataattagtatatatttgCATCATGTAGTTGAACACATAAAGAATGATAAaggtttgtttaaaaaatttatcagaTCAAGGGATATGGATTCCAATTCCAATTACTTTCAACTTCACGTTAAGCTTTTTTCTTTGTTCACTTTTATatgttcattttaaattttatacaaaccTTATAAATGAATGATTAGTATAActattttaacataatattcacattaattaatgtatagtcttaaattttaaaaatgaattgaataataactaattaatattgaaggtaaaacatgaaaaaaaaattcttaatgtattaaaaattctatgtaaaagtaaaaatctctttttttgaaatatcagACCAATGAACTAAGGGAGCACATCACATGGTTATTCTTCTCTGCCctttacttcacataacatttTCAAGCACTAACATTATTCAAAGACAAcatcaatataaagaaaagaaagttattTTGCAGCAAATGATAGCTTTTACTTGCATTAGATCTGTGTTTTTTTCCCTTGTTAAGATAAAGGTGGTGCAAAACTCAGAAAACattaacaaaattgaaaatgaaataactTCATCTCAATGTTGAACTGTCATAAAAGGCTAACAATCCTTTTTTCAGTACATTGAAATATCAGTCTAATGAAATAAAGGTAACAACTTTTTGACTAATTAAGAGACTACATCACCTAAACTCTGTCTCATTTCTCAACAACCCATTCTTATACTACCtgctttaaataattaattaaaaaaattaggatgTTTTTACTGAGCCATTAGCTTATCAAGCTTCATTTGCTCCATCCATGCATTCAATTGATCGAATTGCTCAACCTGCGAATTTGAAGTAGAATCTTCATTAGAACCTAAGAGGCCTAAAACACGAGATACAGCTTTGTCTTCAATGTCCTGTGGCGATTCTTTGACGAGTGTTTGAACCCACGACAGATCAGGTTCTTCTCCATTGTTAGCAAGCTCAAACGAAGATGATCTCTTTAGCCTACCAAACTCATCGGTACTGGCAGCACAACCTGCATTACCAGAAGGGGATCCCCACTTGGACCAAGTATCTGTTGGAGAACCAATAACAGCAGAAGCAGTGGAGCCAAGATCACGAGAGCTAAGACTCCTAAATTGCTGCTGTTTCTCACGTTGACCAAGCATTGACATACGGGAACTCATAGGTGATATTGGCTCCATTCCTCGGGGTGACATTCTACCCGGCGTTTGAACACCAAAAGAAGCCTGAAATAGAGAATTATCTACATTTTTTggtgaaaattttgttttaatggGAGATAACATGCTCTGCTGCTGGAATTGATTGAGAACTGCAGACTTGTGGGTAGGGGAGAAAACTGCTTGAGCTAATGCCTGATCAGAATATCTAGGAGACGAGCTCTCAGCAGAAAATAAATCTTCAAGATTTGAAGGAGCTAGGGCCATAGGATGAGCTAAACGGTTCAAGGAATTAGTATTCACACTGGACTGTGAGATGCAGGAAAATTCATTTAGAAACTGCTGTTGATGCACATCAAAGTCTGGCAACATAGTCAAGTCTCTTGCATTTAGTGATGACCTCAAGCGGCTCGACTGGAGATTGCTGCCAGGAAGATGCAATGCTGGAACACTTGGTTGTGGCCAACCCATGTTTGAAATTCCATTAGCAGAGGGAGATATTGGAGGAGTGTAAGGTGCTGGGGACATGACACGGACTGATGAAGGAGAACCTGGAATTAGGCCCATGGTTGCTGCAAAATCCATGGAATTCACAGCAGAGTTATTTGAGCGAGGTGAAGGAACAGCAGAACCAGTAGAGACATACAGGGGTCTGAGTTCCTCCTGTGTGTGGGCAAAGAAGCAAACTCTTCTATTGCAATTTGTACCATCTTTGCAAAGTCGGGTTCGATATTGAGCAGGATGCAGCCAAGACTCAAACACTCCATGAGCATATTCACACATGTCCCCTCGTTGACAAACTAGCTTACGGAACTCGGGGCAAGGCACACAGCTGTAGTGATATTTCCTCGGATCCCTTCTTCGAGCATTTTCACCAGGATGGACAAATGGACATTCAGTCCAATCATGAGAGTATGCACGAGAGCAAGGCCTGATCTT encodes the following:
- the LOC101247591 gene encoding zinc finger CCCH domain-containing protein 30, which encodes MITTMNMNHLTVETEDTFASLLEIAANNDVVACKRWMEYDLSSSIHEVGLWYGHQKGSRKMVLEHRTPLMIASTYGSVDVLKLILSIPEVDVNQSSGQDKSTALHCAASGGSLNAVEAVKLLLKAGADPNSEDADGNRPQDVIVVFPKFQSTKSSLETLLRSDAMGKCSLRVSAATSNSSSPPLLPWLDGSPSSASDSISSPRSAKSNDTPVSCTSERKEYPIDPSLPDIKNGIYSTDEFRMFSFKIRPCSRAYSHDWTECPFVHPGENARRRDPRKYHYSCVPCPEFRKLVCQRGDMCEYAHGVFESWLHPAQYRTRLCKDGTNCNRRVCFFAHTQEELRPLYVSTGSAVPSPRSNNSAVNSMDFAATMGLIPGSPSSVRVMSPAPYTPPISPSANGISNMGWPQPSVPALHLPGSNLQSSRLRSSLNARDLTMLPDFDVHQQQFLNEFSCISQSSVNTNSLNRLAHPMALAPSNLEDLFSAESSSPRYSDQALAQAVFSPTHKSAVLNQFQQQSMLSPIKTKFSPKNVDNSLFQASFGVQTPGRMSPRGMEPISPMSSRMSMLGQREKQQQFRSLSSRDLGSTASAVIGSPTDTWSKWGSPSGNAGCAASTDEFGRLKRSSSFELANNGEEPDLSWVQTLVKESPQDIEDKAVSRVLGLLGSNEDSTSNSQVEQFDQLNAWMEQMKLDKLMAQ